From one Melospiza melodia melodia isolate bMelMel2 chromosome 6, bMelMel2.pri, whole genome shotgun sequence genomic stretch:
- the LOC134419810 gene encoding mas-related G-protein coupled receptor member A1-like, with protein MEVSTVSPLFTSPTDTPAQCEINVSNMAIDFMMLIVGLCGLAGNGVILWLLHVNAITHFISKQANVDFLFLIFMLPSTLLFLVEEVSCSAIMPLMYLSLLFQLSLFTYIIGLYRLTFISIQRCRSILCLVFCGCQLSEHLLWVLMTPLFWVLLFISFAVNPTVTSLCQSHEQEQCQVAVTSMYALNLFLFAVPMVISSTILFIHLKPGSQQQPHKRLDVVIFLVALVSLPLSVWFLLQQLGYTVVSSQALFLLGCINSSIKPFICFLVGNWKRDYSTGSCWRHCSMEGCRRYFSMQSLREAIHRVFGEPEENTACGGDPVVNTVI; from the coding sequence ATGGAGGTGAGCACCGTGTCCCCTCTTTTCACCTCACCGACTGACACACCTGCTCAGTGTGAGATCAATGTCTCCAACATGGCCATAGACTTTATGATGCTGATCGTTGGTCTCTGTGGGCTGGCTGGGAATGGAGTTATTCTCTGGCTCCTGCACGTTAATGCCATCACCCACTTCATCTCCAAACAGGCCAACGTTgacttcctcttcctcatcttcatGTTGCCCTCCACCCTGCTCTTCCTTGTGGAGGAGGTTTCCTGCTCTGCTATAATGCCCCTGATGTATTTGAGCTTGCTTTTCCAGCTGTCGCTGTTCACCTACATTATAGGGCTGTACCGGCTGACGTTCATCAGCATTCAGAGATGCAGATCCATCCTCTGCCTGGTATTCTGTGGTTGCCAACTGTCCGAACACTTGTTGTGGGTGTTGATGACTCCACTGTTCTGGGTCCTCCTCTTCATTTCCTTCGCTGTCAATCCCACAGTGACTTCCCTGTGCCAGTCACACGAGCAGGAGCAATGCCAGGTGGCTGTCACCTCCATGTACGCCCTCAACCTTTTTCTATTTGCTGTACCCATGGTCATTTCCAGCACAATCCTCTTCATTCATCTCAagcctggctcccagcagcagccacacaagAGGCTTGACGTTGTTATCTTCCTCGTTGCACTCGTCAGTCTGCCCCTCAGTGTCTGgtttctcctgcagcagctcggTTACACAGTTGTGTCCTCCCAGGCGCTTTTCCTACTTGGCTGCATCAACAGCAGCATCAAACCCTTCATCTGCTTCTTGGTGGGGAACTGGAAGAGAGACTACTCCACGGGGAGCTGCTGGAGACACTGCTCCATGGAGGGCTGCAGGAGGTACTTCTCCATGCAGTCCCTAAGGGAGGCGATCCACAGGGTCTTTGGGGAGCCAGAAGAAAACACTGCCTGTGGAGGTGATCCTGTTGTGAACACAGTTATCTGA
- the LOC134419811 gene encoding mas-related G-protein coupled receptor member H-like, with protein MEVTTVSPSPASPTEGDDLCETDVTSVAIHSVTLLICLCGLAGNGAVIGLLSLISCNSDIFYFAVFDFLFFLLTVPSALTLLVEDVSCSPILPLLYLNFLFGLSLFSYSIGVFWLIFNSTMLYMCKICWLCCRRELPKHLRPVLISVQKSAFTLLFAVMLMVTFWCRENCQANFISLYNIMLLLFVAPVVISGTINFIKAKWGSQQQQPERHDIVIFLMALFILFLSLWNFLQQLGYITVPSQVVFLLACIHSTIKPLIYFLAGRCWRPCSIRFLQLSLQRVIEEPRENTAHSNDPTMDTGI; from the coding sequence ATGGAGGTGACCACCGTGTCCCCATCTCCTGCCTCACCCACTGAAGGAGATgatctgtgtgagacagatgtcaCCAGTGTGGCCATACACAGTGTGACCCTGCTCATCTGCCTCTGTGGGCTGGCTGGGAACGGGGCTGTCATCGGCCTCCTCAGCCTGATAAGCTGTAATTCTGACATCTTTTACTTTGCTGTCTTTGActtcctcttctttctccttACAGTCCCCTCTGCCCTCACCCTCTTGGTGGAGGATGTCTCCTGCTCTCCTATTCTGCCCCTGCTGTACCTGAATTTCCTTTTTGGGTTGTCACTGTTCTCCTACAGCATAGGGGTGTTTTGGCTGATATTCAACAGCACTATGCTGTACATGTGCAAgatctgctggctctgctgccgCAGGGAGCTTCCCAAGCACCTGAGGCCAGTGCTAATCAGTGTCCAGAAGTCGGCCTTCACTCTTCTCTTTGCTGTCATGTTGATGGTGACATTCTGGTGCAGGGAGAACTgtcaggcaaatttcatctccttGTACAACATCATGCTGCTCCTCTTTGTTGCACCTGTGGTCATTTCTGGCACAATTAATTTCATTAAGGCCAAGtggggctcccagcagcagcagcccgagAGGCACGACATCGTTATCTTTCTTATGGCGCTCTTCATTCTCTTCCTCAGCCTCTGGAATTTCCTGCAGCAGCTCGGTTACATCACAGTACCCTCTCAGGTTGTTTTCCTCCTCGCCTGCATCCACAGCACCATCAAACCCCTCATCTACTTcttggcagggaggtgctggaggcccTGCTCCATAAGGTTCCTCCAGCTCTCCCTCCAGAGGGTCATTGAGGAGCCGAGAGAAAACACTGCCCACAGCAATGATCCCACCATGGACACGGGGATCTGA